The Streptomyces sp. NBC_01197 genome window below encodes:
- a CDS encoding roadblock/LC7 domain-containing protein, translated as MSQAAQNLNWLITNFVDNTPGVSHTVVVSADGLLLAMSEGFPRDRADQLAAVASGLTSLTAGASRIFEGGEVAQTVVEMERGFLFLMSVSDGSSLAVLSHPDCDIGLVGYEMALLVDRAGSVLTPDLRAELQGSLLH; from the coding sequence ATGAGCCAGGCGGCGCAGAATCTGAACTGGTTGATCACGAACTTCGTGGACAACACCCCCGGGGTGTCCCACACAGTGGTGGTCTCCGCCGACGGACTTCTGCTGGCCATGTCCGAAGGCTTTCCGCGTGACCGTGCCGACCAGCTGGCGGCCGTGGCGTCCGGGCTGACCTCGCTCACGGCGGGCGCCTCCCGGATCTTCGAAGGCGGCGAAGTCGCCCAGACCGTGGTGGAGATGGAGCGCGGCTTCCTCTTCCTCATGTCGGTCTCGGACGGCTCATCGCTCGCCGTGCTCTCCCACCCGGACTGCGACATCGGCCTGGTCGGGTACGAGATGGCCCTGCTCGTCGACCGTGCGGGCAGCGTCCTCACCCCGGACCTGCGCGCCGAACTCCAGGGGAGCCTGCTCCACTAG
- a CDS encoding DUF742 domain-containing protein → MTPPPASHDPYGVLHDASYDSEGDQPLVRPYAMTGGRTRPRYQLAIEALVSTTADPVHLAGLLPEHQRICHLCREVKSVAEVSALLSMPLGVARILVADLAEAGMVAIHQPGNGEAGGTPDVTLLERVLSGLRKL, encoded by the coding sequence ATGACCCCGCCCCCCGCCTCTCACGATCCGTACGGCGTGCTGCACGACGCGTCGTACGACAGTGAGGGCGACCAGCCACTGGTACGTCCGTACGCCATGACCGGCGGCCGGACCCGGCCCCGCTACCAGCTCGCCATCGAGGCGCTGGTCAGCACCACGGCCGACCCGGTGCACCTCGCGGGCCTGCTCCCCGAACACCAGCGGATCTGCCATCTGTGCCGTGAGGTCAAGTCGGTGGCCGAGGTGTCGGCACTGCTCTCGATGCCCCTGGGTGTGGCGCGGATCCTCGTGGCCGACCTGGCGGAGGCCGGCATGGTGGCCATCCACCAGCCGGGCAACGGAGAGGCCGGCGGCACGCCGGACGTGACACTGCTCGAAAGGGTGCTCAGTGGACTTCGCAAGCTCTAG
- a CDS encoding GTP-binding protein — protein MDFASSSGGAARSTTSAKIVVAGGFGVGKTTFVGAVSEINPLRTEAVMTSASAGIDDLTHTGDKTTTTVAMDFGRITLDQDLILYLFGTPGQDRFWFMWDDLVRGAIGAVVLVDTRRLSDCFPAVDYFENSGLPFVIALNGFDGHQPYTPDEVREALQIGPDTPILTTDARHRADAKSGLITLVEHALMARLK, from the coding sequence GTGGACTTCGCAAGCTCTAGCGGCGGGGCGGCCAGATCGACCACCTCGGCGAAGATCGTGGTGGCGGGGGGCTTCGGCGTGGGCAAGACCACGTTCGTCGGCGCCGTCTCGGAGATCAACCCGCTGCGTACCGAGGCAGTCATGACGTCCGCGTCCGCGGGCATCGACGACCTCACACACACCGGGGACAAGACCACCACCACGGTGGCCATGGACTTCGGACGCATCACCCTCGACCAGGACCTGATCCTCTACCTGTTCGGCACCCCAGGACAGGACCGCTTCTGGTTCATGTGGGACGACCTCGTACGCGGCGCCATCGGCGCCGTCGTACTCGTCGACACCCGCCGCCTTTCGGACTGCTTCCCCGCGGTCGACTACTTCGAGAACTCGGGCCTCCCCTTCGTCATCGCCCTCAACGGCTTCGACGGACACCAGCCCTACACCCCCGACGAAGTACGCGAAGCCCTCCAGATCGGCCCCGACACCCCCATCCTCACCACCGACGCACGACACCGCGCAGACGCAAAGAGCGGACTCATCACACTCGTCGAGCACGCACTGATGGCACGTCTCAAGTAG
- a CDS encoding sensor histidine kinase gives MRRSTKSSAAEQARGNFTPPPQSATSPGARSGSAAGGSDTGASGSRLAPRNWRVPTKLNAILLIPVIVGLVMGGFQVKSSITTWNSARDAEQVALVVRAASAYGEALLEERDNSAEPLLSNHRIDFNVKRAYSRTDAAAKSFDAAVKNLPKTKDLQRRLKLFRDEEPTLATLRKTAYTAAMDPVKTEEGYVKVQHSLMEFSNELGLGTSNINSYGRTVYALQLAQAAESLQRSIGTHLLVRPSQDPATFQAQVVAFNSYNYLEQIALQEYVSGGTEADAAALKTEMAAQAASAKNYVSRDKEAAKGAGKHYVNPPSKGGSMFDGIASEIGRGQTPAALKAKGIDPESWSIVAGTRFNGYSTVEKNLVDNAVGDAATISHNAKNDAITNGAVVLVALLVAFILAGMMARQMSRAMRRLRTAAFGVAEQRLPMLVDQLSRTEPGRVDTRVEPIPIHTQDEIGEVARAFDQVHREAVRLASEQAMLRGNVNAIFTNLSRRNQSLIEGQLTLITDLENNEAEPEQLESLFKLDHLATRMRRNGENLLVLAGEEPGRRWNQPVPLVDVLRAASSEVESYERIELTGVPETEIHGQSVTDLVHLLAELLENATTFSSPQTKVRVTATRLPDGRVMIEIHDKGIGLTAEDFADINHKLANPPTVDAAISQRMGLFVVGRLADRHGVRVQLRPSGEQAGTTSLVMLPDAITHGGGGEQLPADDFSVSSIIPEQQPREQQSFPQAPQRTAAELGFDDTRYGDSEPRRLDPVNRSLMREERRAAVEGGHDGGGRPLFRDEAAEPEQPYGQGQQYPQPGNGYTQPGNGYAQYGQEAQQAPYDPNGYAAHTAPDGYRDGAYPESGHPASDGRQPQYDSAFEPQSQQGDWAGQATYQDGFRSAYQPEAESAQGAPAAASERVGFDRPGPSPSTSHELTDAGLPRRGGQQQAPKAAPGAHRPGQQNSGRPQAGQRNPEEQNDGEDSGESSRPDGWRSSNDERWQRADKLREPKAGGVTPSGLPRRVPKANLVEGKAEQTPQGGPQVSRAPEDVGGRLSNLRRGVLRGRNAGSDTNSQATGDHHGGPDSTYNQER, from the coding sequence GTGAGGCGAAGCACGAAGAGCTCCGCGGCGGAGCAGGCGCGGGGGAACTTCACGCCGCCGCCGCAGTCGGCGACGTCTCCTGGCGCCCGGTCCGGCTCCGCCGCCGGGGGCAGTGACACCGGCGCGAGCGGCAGCCGGCTGGCGCCGCGCAACTGGCGTGTGCCCACCAAGCTCAACGCGATTCTGCTGATCCCGGTGATCGTCGGCCTCGTCATGGGCGGGTTCCAGGTCAAGAGCTCGATCACCACCTGGAACAGCGCGCGGGACGCCGAGCAGGTCGCTCTCGTCGTACGGGCCGCTTCGGCGTACGGCGAGGCGCTGCTGGAAGAGCGTGACAACAGCGCTGAGCCGTTGCTCTCCAACCACCGTATTGACTTCAACGTCAAGCGCGCCTACAGCCGCACCGACGCGGCCGCCAAGTCCTTCGACGCCGCGGTGAAGAACCTGCCGAAGACCAAGGACCTCCAGCGCCGCCTCAAGCTCTTCCGCGACGAGGAGCCCACCCTCGCCACGCTGCGCAAGACCGCGTACACCGCGGCGATGGACCCGGTGAAGACCGAAGAGGGCTACGTCAAGGTCCAGCACTCGCTGATGGAGTTCTCCAATGAACTCGGCCTCGGCACCAGCAACATCAACAGCTACGGCCGCACGGTCTACGCGCTCCAGCTGGCCCAGGCTGCAGAATCGCTTCAGCGCTCCATCGGTACGCATCTGCTGGTGCGCCCGAGCCAGGACCCCGCGACCTTCCAGGCGCAGGTCGTCGCCTTCAACTCGTACAACTACCTGGAGCAGATCGCGCTCCAGGAGTACGTGTCCGGCGGCACCGAGGCGGACGCCGCCGCGCTGAAGACGGAGATGGCCGCTCAGGCCGCCAGTGCCAAGAACTATGTCTCCCGCGACAAGGAGGCGGCCAAGGGTGCCGGGAAGCACTATGTGAACCCGCCGTCCAAGGGCGGGTCGATGTTCGACGGCATCGCGTCCGAGATCGGCAGGGGCCAGACACCCGCGGCGCTGAAGGCCAAGGGCATCGACCCCGAGTCCTGGTCCATCGTGGCCGGCACCAGGTTCAACGGCTACAGCACGGTCGAGAAGAACCTGGTCGACAACGCGGTCGGCGACGCGGCGACGATCTCGCACAACGCGAAGAACGACGCCATCACCAACGGCGCGGTCGTCCTCGTCGCCCTCCTGGTCGCCTTCATCCTGGCCGGGATGATGGCCCGCCAGATGAGCCGGGCGATGCGGCGCCTGCGCACCGCCGCCTTCGGGGTCGCCGAGCAGCGGCTGCCGATGCTCGTCGACCAGCTCTCGCGCACGGAGCCGGGCCGGGTGGACACCCGGGTCGAGCCCATTCCGATCCACACCCAGGACGAGATCGGCGAGGTGGCGCGCGCCTTCGACCAGGTGCACCGCGAGGCGGTCAGGCTCGCGTCGGAGCAGGCCATGCTCCGGGGCAACGTCAACGCGATCTTCACCAACCTCTCGCGCCGCAACCAGTCGCTCATCGAGGGCCAGCTGACGCTGATCACCGACCTGGAGAACAACGAGGCCGAGCCTGAGCAGCTGGAGAGCCTCTTCAAGCTCGACCACCTCGCGACCCGGATGCGCCGCAACGGCGAGAACCTGCTCGTGCTGGCGGGCGAGGAGCCGGGGCGGCGCTGGAACCAGCCGGTCCCGCTGGTCGATGTGCTCAGGGCGGCCTCGTCCGAGGTGGAGTCGTACGAGCGCATCGAGCTGACCGGGGTCCCCGAGACCGAGATCCACGGGCAGTCCGTCACCGACCTGGTGCATCTGCTCGCCGAGCTGCTGGAGAACGCCACCACGTTCTCCTCGCCGCAGACCAAGGTGCGCGTCACGGCGACCCGGCTGCCTGACGGCCGGGTGATGATCGAGATCCACGACAAGGGCATCGGCCTCACCGCCGAGGACTTCGCGGACATCAACCACAAGCTGGCCAATCCGCCGACCGTGGACGCGGCGATCTCGCAGCGCATGGGCCTGTTCGTGGTCGGTCGCCTCGCCGACCGGCACGGCGTACGCGTGCAGCTGCGCCCCTCGGGTGAGCAGGCGGGCACCACGTCGCTCGTCATGCTCCCGGACGCCATCACGCACGGCGGTGGCGGCGAGCAGCTGCCCGCGGACGACTTCAGCGTCTCCTCGATCATCCCGGAGCAGCAGCCGCGCGAGCAGCAGTCGTTCCCGCAGGCTCCACAGCGCACGGCCGCCGAACTCGGCTTCGACGACACTCGTTACGGCGACAGCGAACCGCGCCGCCTTGACCCGGTCAACCGCTCGCTGATGCGTGAGGAACGCCGGGCGGCAGTGGAGGGTGGCCACGACGGAGGCGGCAGGCCGCTGTTCCGCGACGAGGCGGCGGAGCCTGAGCAGCCGTACGGGCAGGGGCAGCAGTACCCGCAGCCCGGCAATGGCTACACGCAGCCCGGGAACGGCTACGCGCAGTACGGCCAGGAGGCACAGCAGGCGCCGTACGACCCGAACGGTTACGCGGCCCACACGGCGCCGGACGGCTACCGGGACGGGGCATATCCGGAATCCGGCCACCCGGCGTCCGACGGCCGGCAGCCGCAGTACGACAGCGCGTTCGAGCCGCAGTCCCAGCAGGGCGACTGGGCTGGTCAGGCCACGTACCAGGACGGTTTTCGGTCGGCTTACCAGCCGGAGGCGGAATCTGCACAGGGCGCTCCCGCAGCCGCTTCCGAACGCGTAGGCTTCGACCGTCCGGGACCGTCTCCGAGCACCTCCCACGAACTGACCGACGCCGGCCTTCCCCGCCGTGGCGGTCAGCAGCAGGCCCCGAAGGCGGCCCCCGGAGCACACCGGCCCGGTCAGCAGAACTCCGGTCGCCCCCAGGCCGGACAGCGGAATCCTGAGGAGCAGAACGACGGGGAGGACAGCGGGGAGAGCAGCCGTCCCGACGGCTGGCGTTCGTCGAACGACGAGCGCTGGCAGCGGGCGGACAAGCTGCGCGAGCCGAAGGCGGGCGGGGTCACCCCCTCCGGTCTCCCCCGGCGGGTGCCCAAGGCCAACCTGGTCGAGGGCAAAGCCGAACAGACCCCGCAGGGCGGCCCCCAGGTCTCCCGCGCGCCCGAGGACGTCGGGGGCAGGTTGAGCAACCTGCGCCGCGGGGTCCTGCGGGGGCGCAACGCAGGTAGTGACACGAACAGTCAGGCCACCGGGGATCACCACGGCGGCCCTGACAGCACCTACAACCAGGAGCGTTAG
- a CDS encoding roadblock/LC7 domain-containing protein, whose translation MSQAAQNLNWLITNFVDNTPGVSHTVVVSADGLLLAMSEGFPRDRADQLAAVASGLTSLTAGASRIFEGGHVNQTVVEMERGFLFIMSVSDGSSLAVLAHPEADIGLVGYEMALLVDRAGSVLTPDLRAELQGSLLN comes from the coding sequence ATGAGCCAGGCGGCGCAGAACCTGAACTGGTTGATCACCAACTTCGTGGACAACACCCCCGGGGTGTCCCACACAGTGGTGGTCTCCGCCGACGGACTCCTTCTGGCGATGTCCGAGGGGTTCCCGCGTGACCGTGCCGACCAGCTGGCGGCCGTAGCTTCCGGGCTGACCTCGCTCACCGCGGGGGCGTCCCGGATCTTCGAGGGCGGTCATGTCAACCAGACCGTCGTGGAGATGGAGCGCGGCTTCCTCTTCATCATGTCCGTCTCGGACGGCTCCTCGCTGGCCGTCCTCGCTCACCCCGAGGCCGATATCGGTCTGGTGGGTTACGAGATGGCCCTTCTGGTGGACCGTGCGGGCAGTGTCCTGACCCCGGATCTCCGCGCCGAACTGCAGGGCAGTCTTCTCAACTAG
- a CDS encoding DUF742 domain-containing protein — protein MATPPGGHPYYGEQRVPGGYDRDRFDLPSAPGRHGRQHQQPEPPSPYDQPPRIQPVQPHWTPHQQPDPAPAQDRNPLVRPYAMTGGRTRPRYQLAIEALVSTTAEPSQLQGQLPEHQRICRLCVEIKSVAEVSALLTIPLGVARILVADLAEAGLVAIHQPGGDDAVGGQPDVTLLERVLSGLRKL, from the coding sequence GTGGCAACACCCCCAGGCGGTCACCCTTACTACGGTGAACAGCGGGTTCCGGGCGGGTACGACCGGGACCGTTTCGACCTTCCCTCCGCGCCGGGCAGACACGGCAGGCAGCACCAGCAGCCGGAGCCCCCGTCGCCGTACGACCAGCCGCCGCGCATCCAGCCGGTACAGCCGCACTGGACGCCGCATCAGCAGCCCGATCCGGCTCCGGCTCAGGACCGCAATCCCCTGGTACGCCCGTACGCCATGACCGGCGGCCGGACCCGGCCGCGTTACCAGCTCGCCATCGAGGCGCTGGTCAGCACCACGGCAGAACCGTCGCAGCTGCAAGGGCAGTTGCCCGAGCATCAGCGGATCTGCCGGCTCTGTGTCGAGATCAAGTCTGTTGCCGAGGTCTCGGCACTCCTTACGATTCCTCTCGGCGTCGCCCGGATCCTCGTCGCCGATCTGGCGGAGGCCGGGCTTGTCGCCATCCATCAGCCCGGCGGCGACGATGCCGTCGGCGGCCAGCCAGACGTGACACTGCTCGAAAGGGTGCTCAGTGGACTTCGCAAGCTCTAG
- a CDS encoding GTP-binding protein, producing the protein MDFASSSGGAARSTTSAKIVVAGGFGVGKTTFVGAVSEINPLRTEAVMTSASAGIDDLTHTGDKTTTTVAMDFGRITLDQDLILYLFGTPGQDRFWFMWDDLVRGAIGAVVLVDTRRLADCFPAVDYFENSGLPFVIALNGFDGHQPYTPDEVREALQIGPDTPILTTDARHRADAKSALITLVEHALMARLR; encoded by the coding sequence GTGGACTTCGCAAGCTCTAGCGGCGGTGCAGCCCGCTCCACTACCTCCGCGAAGATCGTGGTGGCAGGGGGCTTCGGCGTGGGCAAGACCACGTTCGTCGGCGCCGTCTCGGAGATCAACCCGCTGCGTACCGAGGCAGTCATGACGTCCGCGTCCGCGGGCATCGACGACCTCACACACACCGGGGACAAGACCACCACCACGGTGGCCATGGACTTCGGACGCATCACCCTCGACCAGGACCTGATCCTCTACCTGTTCGGCACCCCAGGACAGGACCGCTTCTGGTTCATGTGGGACGACCTCGTACGCGGCGCCATCGGCGCCGTCGTACTCGTCGACACCCGCCGTCTCGCCGACTGCTTCCCCGCGGTCGACTACTTCGAGAACTCGGGCCTCCCCTTCGTCATCGCCCTCAACGGCTTCGACGGACACCAGCCCTACACCCCCGACGAAGTACGCGAAGCCCTCCAGATCGGCCCCGACACCCCCATCCTCACCACCGACGCACGACACCGCGCAGACGCAAAGAGCGCGCTGATCACGCTGGTGGAGCACGCACTGATGGCCCGCCTGCGTTAG
- a CDS encoding acyl-CoA carboxylase subunit epsilon: MSTPTAAASLLRVEKGHAEPEELAAITAILLARAGNQPEAPLHTPRTTAGWRRLERTPGFRAPHSWQG; encoded by the coding sequence TTGAGTACTCCCACCGCCGCCGCATCGCTGCTGCGCGTCGAGAAGGGCCACGCGGAGCCGGAGGAGCTGGCCGCGATCACCGCGATCCTGCTGGCCCGCGCCGGCAACCAGCCCGAGGCCCCGCTGCACACGCCCCGCACCACGGCCGGCTGGCGCCGCCTGGAGCGCACCCCGGGCTTCCGCGCCCCGCACTCCTGGCAGGGCTGA
- a CDS encoding acyl-CoA carboxylase subunit beta, with product MTVLDETAGRSTDARGRVAELLALREQARSGPSERATEAQHAKGKLTARERIELLVDPGSFKEVEQLRRHRATGFGLEAKKPYTDGVITGWGTVEGRTVFVYAHDFRIFGGALGEAHATKIHKIMDMAISAGAPLVSLNDGAGARIQEGVSALAGYGGIFQRNTRASGVIPQISVMLGPCAGGAAYSPALTDFVFMVRETSQMFITGPDVVRAVTGEEITQNGLGGADVHAETSGVAHFAYDDEETCIAEVRYLISMLPSNNRENPPSHPSEDPADRRSERLLDLVPADGNRPYDMHQVIEELVDDGDFLEIHERWARNIICALARMDGQVVGIVANQPQALAGVLDIEASEKAARFVQMCDAFNIPIITLLDVPGFLPGVDQEHGGIIRHGAKLLYAYCNATVPRISLILRKAYGGAYIVMDSQSIGADLTYAWPTNEIAVMGAEGAANVIFRKQIAEAEDPEAMRARMVKEYKAELMHPYYAAERGLVDDVIDPAETREVLIASLAMLRTKHADLPSRKHGNPPQ from the coding sequence ATGACCGTTTTGGACGAGACCGCGGGCCGGAGCACCGACGCACGTGGACGGGTGGCGGAACTGCTGGCCCTGCGCGAGCAGGCCAGGAGCGGGCCCAGTGAGCGAGCGACCGAGGCCCAGCACGCGAAGGGCAAGCTGACCGCGCGCGAGCGCATCGAGCTTCTGGTGGACCCGGGCTCGTTCAAGGAGGTCGAGCAGCTGCGCCGCCACCGGGCGACCGGCTTCGGCCTGGAGGCCAAGAAGCCGTACACCGACGGTGTGATCACCGGGTGGGGCACGGTCGAGGGCCGGACGGTCTTCGTCTACGCGCACGACTTCCGGATCTTCGGCGGCGCGCTGGGCGAGGCCCACGCCACGAAGATCCACAAGATCATGGACATGGCCATCTCGGCGGGTGCCCCGCTGGTCTCGCTGAACGACGGCGCGGGCGCCCGTATCCAGGAGGGTGTCAGCGCTCTCGCCGGGTACGGCGGGATCTTCCAGCGCAACACGCGTGCTTCGGGTGTGATCCCGCAGATCAGTGTGATGCTCGGCCCGTGCGCGGGCGGCGCCGCCTACAGCCCCGCGCTCACGGACTTCGTGTTCATGGTGCGTGAGACGTCGCAGATGTTCATCACGGGCCCGGACGTGGTCCGCGCGGTGACGGGTGAGGAGATCACCCAGAACGGCCTCGGCGGCGCCGACGTGCACGCCGAGACCTCGGGCGTCGCGCACTTCGCGTACGACGACGAGGAGACCTGCATCGCGGAGGTCCGCTACCTCATCTCGATGCTGCCGTCGAACAACCGGGAGAACCCGCCCTCGCACCCCAGCGAGGACCCGGCGGACCGCCGCTCGGAGCGGCTGCTGGACCTCGTACCGGCGGACGGCAACCGCCCCTACGACATGCACCAGGTCATCGAGGAGCTCGTCGACGACGGCGACTTCCTGGAGATCCACGAGCGCTGGGCGCGGAACATCATCTGCGCGCTGGCCCGGATGGACGGCCAGGTCGTGGGCATCGTGGCGAACCAGCCGCAGGCTCTGGCGGGTGTCCTGGACATCGAGGCGTCCGAGAAGGCGGCCCGCTTCGTCCAGATGTGCGACGCGTTCAACATCCCGATCATCACCCTCCTGGACGTGCCCGGGTTCCTGCCCGGCGTGGACCAGGAGCACGGCGGGATCATCCGCCACGGCGCGAAGCTGCTGTACGCGTACTGCAACGCCACCGTCCCGCGGATCTCGCTGATCCTGCGCAAGGCGTACGGCGGCGCGTACATCGTCATGGACTCCCAGTCCATCGGCGCCGACCTCACCTACGCCTGGCCGACGAACGAGATCGCGGTGATGGGTGCCGAGGGCGCCGCCAACGTGATCTTCCGCAAGCAGATCGCCGAAGCCGAGGACCCCGAGGCCATGCGCGCCCGGATGGTCAAGGAGTACAAGGCCGAGCTGATGCACCCGTACTACGCGGCCGAGCGCGGTCTGGTGGACGACGTCATCGACCCGGCCGAGACCCGCGAGGTGCTCATCGCCTCGCTCGCGATGCTGCGTACGAAGCACGCCGACCTGCCCTCGCGCAAGCACGGCAACCCGCCGCAGTAA
- a CDS encoding polysaccharide lyase 8 family protein: MPSLPPWSRRAFLATAGAGALTLTSVPFANAAPSALSAAGTAEAAGTGSDDEFATLRGRWLELALGTGYDATAEPYASQLKATGQLAAKFRASMAPADKSLWADYPFDPPAGITQSYSRLWTMAQGYLQDGTGLTGDAGLLADVITGIDHLSAKIYNPATTVYGNWWEWQIGSPRLLMDLVAALYEHLTDTQIQAACAAVDHFIPDSVLADYSGTSTGANRVDLCRSVTMRGVNGRSPEKIALARDALSPVFPYVTRSDGLYPDGSFLQHTSIAYSGTYGQVMLDGLGRLFTLLAGSTWDVTDPNRQIILDSVEHAYAPIIYNGLAMDSVNGRAVSRGYLANDDQHVMRSDHFHGKGLIAAIAVIAGGASDAERLRWQGMVKGWIERDTTAPILTSPQFGVADLSRLHAVAAAPVAAAPEPVAHNLFASMDRAVHRRPGWAANISMSSERISYYECGNGENLHGWHTGAGMLYWWPGKQANDQYTDWFWPTVDPYRMPGTTVSTKRLADKAGGEWGAAKPAVQWVGGASDGEFAAVGQHVKGLLSTLQARKSWFCVGDTVICLGAGITATDGVPVETVVDNRNLGADGTGAFTLDGGGRPRWAHLAGHGGWVFPGGTDALHTLREARTGAWHDINTTSSTERQTRTFQTLWLDHGTDPVDASYAYLLMPGASPRTLAARAADRGWLEVLTNTAAQQAVAVRSLGLTAVNFWQAGTVERLTASAPASVLVRRKRGTATLHISEPPRTGMPVEIVWKQPVRRVTSADSSVQVVSTGGSLRLRIAPGTSGAMHACEVVLG, from the coding sequence GTGCCCTCGCTGCCCCCTTGGTCCCGTCGTGCCTTCCTCGCCACCGCGGGCGCCGGCGCGCTCACGCTGACGTCTGTGCCGTTCGCGAACGCGGCCCCGTCCGCGCTGTCCGCCGCCGGGACGGCCGAGGCCGCGGGCACCGGCTCCGACGACGAGTTCGCGACGCTGCGCGGCCGCTGGCTGGAGCTGGCGCTCGGCACCGGCTACGACGCGACCGCCGAGCCGTACGCCTCCCAGCTCAAAGCGACCGGCCAACTCGCCGCGAAGTTCCGGGCATCGATGGCCCCGGCCGACAAGTCCCTCTGGGCGGACTACCCCTTCGACCCGCCGGCCGGTATCACCCAGAGCTACTCGCGGCTGTGGACGATGGCCCAGGGATACCTCCAGGACGGCACCGGGCTCACCGGAGACGCCGGCCTGCTCGCCGATGTGATCACCGGCATCGACCACCTCTCCGCGAAGATCTACAACCCCGCGACAACGGTCTACGGCAACTGGTGGGAGTGGCAGATCGGCAGCCCACGGCTGCTGATGGACCTGGTCGCCGCCCTCTACGAGCACCTGACCGACACCCAGATCCAGGCCGCCTGCGCGGCCGTCGACCACTTCATCCCGGACTCGGTGCTCGCCGACTACTCCGGCACGTCGACCGGCGCCAACCGGGTCGACCTCTGCCGCTCGGTCACCATGCGCGGGGTGAACGGCCGCTCCCCGGAGAAGATCGCGCTGGCCCGCGACGCTCTCTCGCCCGTCTTCCCGTACGTCACCAGGAGCGACGGGCTCTACCCCGACGGCTCGTTCCTCCAGCACACGTCGATCGCCTACTCGGGCACCTACGGCCAGGTCATGCTGGACGGCCTCGGCCGGCTCTTCACCCTGCTCGCGGGCTCCACCTGGGATGTCACCGACCCCAACCGGCAGATCATCCTGGACAGCGTCGAGCACGCCTACGCGCCCATCATCTACAACGGCCTGGCCATGGACAGCGTCAACGGGCGTGCGGTCAGCCGCGGTTACCTCGCCAACGACGACCAGCACGTGATGCGCAGCGACCACTTCCACGGGAAGGGGCTGATCGCCGCCATCGCGGTCATAGCGGGCGGTGCGTCCGATGCCGAGCGGCTGCGCTGGCAGGGGATGGTCAAGGGCTGGATCGAGCGGGACACCACGGCCCCGATCCTCACCTCGCCGCAGTTCGGCGTCGCCGACCTCTCCCGGCTGCACGCGGTCGCCGCCGCCCCGGTGGCGGCCGCCCCCGAACCGGTCGCCCACAACCTCTTCGCCTCCATGGACCGGGCGGTGCACCGCCGCCCCGGCTGGGCGGCGAACATCTCGATGTCCTCCGAGCGGATCTCGTACTACGAGTGCGGCAACGGCGAGAACCTGCACGGCTGGCACACCGGCGCCGGAATGCTCTACTGGTGGCCGGGCAAGCAGGCGAACGACCAGTACACCGACTGGTTCTGGCCGACCGTCGACCCGTACCGGATGCCGGGAACCACCGTGTCCACGAAGCGACTTGCTGACAAGGCGGGCGGTGAGTGGGGCGCCGCCAAGCCGGCGGTCCAGTGGGTGGGCGGGGCGAGCGACGGCGAGTTCGCGGCCGTCGGCCAGCATGTGAAGGGGCTGCTCTCCACCCTCCAGGCCCGCAAGTCCTGGTTCTGCGTCGGGGACACGGTGATCTGCCTGGGCGCGGGGATCACCGCCACCGACGGCGTCCCGGTCGAGACGGTGGTCGACAACCGCAACCTCGGAGCCGACGGCACGGGCGCGTTCACCCTGGACGGTGGCGGCCGGCCGCGCTGGGCCCACCTCGCGGGCCACGGCGGGTGGGTCTTCCCTGGCGGCACCGACGCGCTGCACACCCTGCGCGAGGCCCGCACCGGGGCCTGGCACGACATCAACACCACCAGCTCGACCGAGCGGCAGACCCGCACCTTCCAGACCCTCTGGCTCGACCACGGCACGGACCCGGTGGACGCCTCGTACGCGTATCTGCTGATGCCCGGCGCCTCCCCCCGCACGCTCGCGGCCCGCGCGGCCGACCGCGGCTGGCTGGAGGTACTGACCAATACGGCGGCACAGCAGGCGGTCGCCGTACGCTCGCTCGGGCTGACCGCGGTGAACTTCTGGCAGGCCGGTACGGTGGAGCGGCTCACCGCCTCCGCTCCGGCGAGTGTGCTGGTGCGGCGCAAGCGGGGCACCGCCACCCTGCACATCAGTGAGCCGCCCCGGACCGGAATGCCGGTGGAGATCGTCTGGAAGCAGCCGGTACGCAGGGTGACCAGCGCGGATTCCTCCGTTCAGGTGGTCTCGACCGGCGGCTCCCTGCGGCTGCGGATCGCCCCGGGCACATCGGGCGCGATGCACGCCTGCGAGGTCGTACTCGGCTGA